In the Kwoniella shivajii chromosome 2, complete sequence genome, one interval contains:
- a CDS encoding isocitrate dehydrogenase, NAD-dependent: MISAPLRSSVSSAVRSAAVSSKRAPIARSMATLSDEKRLPSKFGGKYTVTLVPGDGIGKEVADSVKEIFEATKVPVQWEQYDVSGETTGGDDLFQQAMESLKRNKVGLKGILYTPIDQTGHNSWNVAIRQQLDIYASVVVCKSLPGFPTRHANVDFAIIRENTEGEYSGLEHQSFPGVVESLKVSTRAKAERIARFAFDFAVKNNRKKVTCVHKANIMKLGDGLFLNTCRRVAEQEYGHTGIKFEAMIVDNTAMQLVSKPQQFDVMVMPNLYGTICANIGSALVGGPGITPGCNFGREYALFEPGCRHVGKDIMGTNKANPTALILSATMMLRHLGLESQANLIAGATYDLVKEGKIRTADLGGSATTTEFTKGLINRLL, from the exons ATGATCTCCGCACCTCTTCGATCATCAGTAAGCTCAGCTGTTAGATCAGCCGCCGTTTcttcaaag CGTGCACCTATCGCTAGATCTATGGCTACTTTATCCGATGAGAAAAGA CTCCCCTCTAAATTTGGTG GCAAATACACAGTTACCTTAGTCCCAGGAGATGGTATTGGTAAAGAAGTTGCCGACTCAGTCAAAGAGATCTTTGAAGCTACAAAAGTTCCAGTACAATGGGAACAATATGATGTTTCAGGTGAAACTACAGGTGGTGATGACTTATTTCAACAAGCCATGGAAAGTTTAAAGAGGAATAAAGTTGGATTGAAGG GTATCCTTTACACTCCTATCGATCAAACAGGACACAACTCATGGAATGTAGCTATAAGACAACAACTTGATATCTACGCTTCAGTCGTTGTATGTAAATCATTACCTGGATTCCCAACAAGACACGCAAATGTCGATTTCGCCATCATTAGAGAAAACACAGAAGGAGAATATTCAGGTTTGGAACATCAATCTTTCCCCGGTGTAGTAGAAAGTTTGAAAGTTTCGACTAGAGCAAAAGCGGAAAGAATCGCTAGATTCGCTTTTGACTTTGCTGTTAAAAACAACAGAAAG AAAGTAACCTGTGTTCACAAAGCCAACATCATGAAACTTGGTGATGGTCTTTTCCTTAACACTTGCAGACGTGTAGCCGAACAAGAATATGGTCACACAGGAATCAAGTTCGAGGCTATGATCGTCGATAATACTGCCATGCAACTTGTCTCCAAACCCCAACAATTCGATGTTATGGTTATG CCTAAT CTTTACGGTACCATTTGTGCCAACATCGGATCCGCTCTTGTTGGTGGTCCCGGTATCACCCCTGGATGTAACTTTGGTCGA GAATACGCTCTTTTCGAACCTGGATGTCGACATGTCGGTAAG GATATCATGGGTACCAACAAAGCCAACCCTACTGCCCTCATCTTGTCCGCAACAATGATGCTTAGACATCTCGGTCTCGAATCCCAAGCTAATTTGATCGCTGGAGCAACATACGATCttgtcaaagaaggtaaaatcagAACTGCTGATTtgggag GCTCTGCTACTACCACCGAGTTCACCAAAGGTTTAATCAACAGACTCCTCTAA